The Ornithorhynchus anatinus isolate Pmale09 chromosome X5, mOrnAna1.pri.v4, whole genome shotgun sequence nucleotide sequence GTAACCCCCCCCGGGGGGTGGACGGACACAAGGCCCTCGGGTCCGAAGGGGCTTCTCGAACCCCCACCCGtcgaaggaggaaactgaggggtcgGGGGCGCGATGACTCATCCAGGGCcacgcggcgggccgggggccggaattagaacccgcgtcctcgggCTCCCCGGCAGGCCTTACCCAGCCTTTCTGTTTGACCAGCCAGTCCCTCTTGGTGGTCACCAGGACCTCCGTGATGCTCTCGGCCAGGGGGTCGATGCAGCCCTCCTGGTTGATGCTCTTCAAGTGCTTGGCCACGAAGGCGCCGAAAGAGATGAGCGTCACGATGCGGCCCCAGTTCGTCGTCCCGTCGTTGAAAACGTGGGTGCCGACGCGGGACACGGCCTTCAGGTCCTCCTCCTTCTGGATGTCCAGCTTGCGGAGCATGCctgcggggagaggggacggggggggggggaggggtgccaTTAGGCTCCGGGAGGGCGCTCAGTACGTAGgacggagggggggggaggggcgcgcccGCTTCGCGCATGCGCCGGAGGCCTCCCTCACCCTGGAAGGCGGTCTCGTGGTTGCGCTGGATGCCGTCGCCCACCCTCCTCAGGGTCTCCAGCGCCCGgcggtcccggccccggggctcGTCCTTCCGTCCGGCCGCCTGCTCGCGGAGGTAGTGGGTGATGAGCTCCAGGGACTGGCGGTACAGCCCGTCCGCCATGTCGTCGCGGTCGTCGGGCGGCGGCGTGGAGGGCAGGGAGCCGCCGGCCTGGCCGGGCAGGTCCAGCACGGCCAGGTGGGCCGGACGTTTGGCCGGGGCCTCGGGCTCGTAGCCGTCCAGTTCGTCCTCGGGGcggaggagggcggcggcggcggcggcggccgacggcggcggcggctccgtcCCCTCAGGCGGCGCGCGCCGGGCGGGCGCGAGGGTCCCGATGACGTCAGGGCCCTCGGCGCCAATGGGGGCCGGGCGCGCGACCCCCAGGCCGGCCGCCGCCGAGGGGCTCGCGCCGGCGCCTCCGCCAATCAGCGGCGccgcggcctcccctcccccgcccgcgcgccgggccgccgccgccgccgccgccgccgggccctcGCCGACCGCCGCCGCCTTGTCGGGCCGCAGGCGCCCTCCGGGCGGGGAGGCCCCCGCGCCGCTGCCGGCGCCCCCGCAGTAGAGGTTGAGGCCGATGACGGCGTTCTTCTGCAGGCCCAGCATCTTCCTCGCTCCGGCACTCCGCTCCGACGAGGCGgaagtgaagactgggagccggcGTCCGCCCGGCACGGTTTTAGGACTGGCCGGACGCGGTGGCGTCACCGGGGAGGGGAGGTCGGCGGGCAGGCGGAGGGAGGCCAGGGGAGCCGGCCGGGACACGCCCCTCCTTGCCCAAACAAGGGCAACAGCGCCCCACCGGAAGTCGGCCGACGCACGCAGGGCAcgtcggaggggggagggggggggcctcGAGGAGCCgcgcgcagggggcggggccagagcggaagggggcggggccggagcctcCCCCTGGGCCGTCGTTTCCCCCGGAGTCACGTGACGGGGGCGCGTCTCCTCCGTCACGTGACGAgggtcccccctccccgcggTCACGTGTCAGGTGGGGCCTCGACTCCCCAGTCGTTGGGGGGAGGCGAAGCGAGGCCTGGAATTTTCCATCCCAAAGGGGAGGCGGCCCGGAaaccgccccccttcccctccatcgttCTCTAACGGAATtattaagaataatgttggtatttgttaagcgcttactaggtgccaagcaatgttccaagcgcagggggggatccggggtcatcgggttgtcttgtcccccgcggggctccaagtcttcaccccctttttccagatgagggaactgaggcccagagaataataataatgacagtaataatagtgttggtattcagcgcttattatgtgcccagcactgttctaagcgctgggggagatccggggtcatcaggtggtcccacgtgaggctcccaggcttcatccccatttgacagatgaggtccctgaggcacagagaggttaagtgccttgcccatggtcacacagctgacaagtggcggggccggggaagtgaagtgacttgcccaaagtcacccaggagaccagcgacggagtctggattagaacccgcgacctctgactcccaagcccgggctctttccgccaagccacgtCGCACCTCATTATCAGAACCCTCCTGCCCCTGAAGAGCTCTCAGAGGGGGGAGGCGAGGTGGTTgaatggttagaacccaggctgggagtcagaaggacgtggttttagtgggaagagctcaggcttgggagtcagggatcgtgggttccaattctgcccccgccactcatcagctgggtgactttgggcactcggaggtcgtgggttctagttctgcccccgccacttagctgggtgactttgggcaagtcacttctctgggcctcacctggaaaatggggatgaagactgtgagccccacatgagacaagctgatgaccttgtatctcccccccccagtacttagagcagtgttgggcacatactaagcgcttaacaaataccaacattattcattcattcagtcgtatcgattgagtgcttactgtgtgtagaacactgggcagcagagacagtccctacccacaacgggctcacagtctagcaggggactgtcagctgtgtgactttttgtgcaagtcacttctctgggcctcagttccctcatctgtaaaatggggatgaagactgtgagccccacggggacaacctgatcaccttgtatgtaccccatcgcttagaacagtgcttggcacatactaggcacctaataaacaccattattattattattatcccctggttctgccacttgtctgctgtgggatattgggcaagtctgttaccttccctgggcctcggttccctttgCAAAGTGGGACAAAgtcgtgagccctctgtgggacagggactgtgtccaagctgattaccttgtgtctaacccagcgcttagtacatggtatgcgcttaacaaatagcagcgtggccttgtggcccgagcacgggcttgggggtcagaggaagtgggttctaatccggatcctccacttgtctgctgtgtgacctggggtaagtaactctcttcccctcttcgaaactctcctgagaggtcacctcctccaggaggccttcccagactgagccccccttgccctctgctcctcctcccctccccattcccccctcccccaccctctgctcttccccctagcTCTggccatatttgtatatattatttatcaccctatttattttgttaatgatgtgtatagctctatgattctatttatcttgatgtctgcgctagactgcttgttttgttttgttctgtttcgctttgctgtcttgtctcccccgtttagaccgtgagcccggcgcggggcagggacggtctccaactGTTGCCcgactgtacactccaagcgcttagtacagtgctctgcacatagtaagcactcaataaatcctactgaatgctgtgccacagttccctcatctgtaaaatggggatgaagactgtgagccccacatgggacaa carries:
- the MCL1 gene encoding induced myeloid leukemia cell differentiation protein Mcl-1, which translates into the protein MLGLQKNAVIGLNLYCGGAGSGAGASPPGGRLRPDKAAAVGEGPAAAAAAAARRAGGGGEAAAPLIGGGAGASPSAAAGLGVARPAPIGAEGPDVIGTLAPARRAPPEGTEPPPPSAAAAAAALLRPEDELDGYEPEAPAKRPAHLAVLDLPGQAGGSLPSTPPPDDRDDMADGLYRQSLELITHYLREQAAGRKDEPRGRDRRALETLRRVGDGIQRNHETAFQGMLRKLDIQKEEDLKAVSRVGTHVFNDGTTNWGRIVTLISFGAFVAKHLKSINQEGCIDPLAESITEVLVTTKRDWLVKQKGWEGFVEFFHVEDMEGSVRNVLLLFAGVASLGAGLAYLIR